The Thalassotalea sp. HSM 43 genome window below encodes:
- a CDS encoding 1-acylglycerol-3-phosphate O-acyltransferase: MLAVLRVIFICIALVVIFLTSMVLCVVRPFHRNNVHDTASFIGKIAIILGIKVEIRRPKSLDKIGPVVYVANHQNSYDVFTVSASLPKGTVSIGKKSLKWIPLFGQMYWFTGNILIDRGNRSKAHGTIASSAEKIKERNISVWLFPEGTRSYGRGLLPFKAGAFHTAALANVPVVPVCVSNTHDMVKLNRWNNGKMIIEFQEPINVEGSQREYIRHFANDTRVLMMERIKELSVEAGNPFENLPVVEKKAG; the protein is encoded by the coding sequence GTGCTGGCTGTATTGCGCGTTATCTTTATTTGTATTGCTTTGGTGGTGATTTTTCTTACATCAATGGTGCTTTGTGTTGTTCGTCCTTTTCACCGAAATAACGTTCACGATACCGCATCATTTATCGGCAAAATTGCGATTATTCTTGGTATTAAAGTTGAGATAAGACGACCTAAAAGTCTTGATAAAATCGGTCCGGTTGTTTACGTTGCCAACCATCAAAATTCCTACGATGTGTTTACCGTTAGTGCGTCATTGCCAAAAGGTACGGTAAGCATTGGTAAGAAGAGCCTTAAGTGGATTCCATTATTCGGACAAATGTATTGGTTTACCGGTAACATCTTGATTGATCGTGGTAATCGCTCAAAAGCGCACGGTACGATTGCATCATCAGCAGAAAAAATTAAAGAACGAAATATCTCGGTATGGTTGTTTCCAGAAGGGACTCGCAGTTACGGTCGCGGTCTACTACCATTTAAAGCGGGCGCATTCCACACAGCGGCTTTAGCGAACGTGCCTGTGGTGCCAGTATGTGTCAGTAACACCCATGATATGGTTAAACTTAATCGTTGGAATAACGGTAAGATGATCATTGAATTTCAAGAGCCAATCAATGTCGAAGGCAGCCAACGTGAATACATACGTCACTTTGCCAATGACACTCGTGTCTTGATGATGGAACGAATTAAAGAGCTGAGCGTCGAAGCCGGTAACCCATTTGAGAATCTACCCGTGGTAGAGAAAAAAGCAGGATAG